Within the Acinetobacter radioresistens DSM 6976 = NBRC 102413 = CIP 103788 genome, the region GAGTATGGCTATCTTGAACTGCAACAGCTGCAAACTGCAGTGAGTGGTGGGTTAGGCATGGGTGCTTCATTACGCAGCAAAGTTAATGATAAAGGTCGTATAAGTGCCTGGCTGACATTAACCACTAAGTCACTGGTTAATAAATTTGATGCGATCCATCTACTTAAGCTAGCTTTTGAGCAGCTTCGTTTTGATGAAAAAAGCCGTATCATAGAACTTCTGCAACAGCGTAAAACCCGTTGGCATTCACGGATTTCCGGCTCAGGACATAGTTATGCGATGCAAACAGCGTCACGTAACATGAGTGCACTGGCTCGTCGTGATTACCATACGACAGGACTGGGTGCGCTCAACTGGATGACAGATCTGGTCAGCAAGATTGAAAAAGATGAGGCAGAGTATCATCGCCTTATTGATGAGTTGAAGTTAATTCATCGCAAACTGTTACAGGCTCCTAAACAGTTTTTGCTGGTGTGTGAAGAACACCAGACTGAACGCTTGTTGGAAGAAATCCAGGACGTATGGAATAAACTGGCTGTAGATCAAACTCAAGCTGAGCTGACTCAGGTTAAATTCGAAGATAATAACGCGGATGAAGCCTGGTTAATCCAGTCTAATGTTCAGTTCTGTGCCTCAGCTTATCAGGCTGTTGAAGTCTCCCACCCAGATGCTGCACCGCTAATGGTATTGGCTGCATACTTGCGTAACGGCTTTTTGCATAGCGCTATTCGTGAAAAAGGTGGGGCTTATGGTGGAGGAGCCAGCTATGATGGTAATGCTTGCAGTTTCCGTTTCTATAGTTATCGCGATCCACGTCTCGCAGAAACTTTCAACGACTTTGATTCAAGCTTGAACTGGTTATTTAATGCTGAACAAAAACCACACCAGTTAGAAGAGGCTATTCTTGGTTTGGTTGCCAGTATGGATAAGCCGGGTTCTCCAGCGGGTGAAGCTATTACAGCATGTTATGCATTACTGCATGAACGTACGCCAGCCTTTAGAAAAATCTTGCGTCAGCGTATATTACAGACTACTTTTGATGATCTGAAACGGGTTGTAAATATTTATCTGACCGGTCAGAAACCGGTTAGAGCGGTGGTTGCACCATTTGCAAAGCGTGATGAATTAGTACAACTCGGTTTTGAAATTAAACAAGTCAAATAAATAAAACTGAAAACTGGAGAATAAAATGTCGTTCAAAGCCTTTGAACGGCCCTCACTTCAGCTGGGTATCCTTGCGATACTTGGCGTGGTGGTGGTGTCTACAAGCCATGCGGAAGATCCTGCGGCGGCTAAACCTGCGAGTGCACAAGCATGTGTAGGACTTGCTTCCAATGCAGATCGTCTGGCCTGTTATGATGCATTGTTTGTGGTACCCGAAGCAGAAAAACCTTTAGTGGTGGCTCAACGCAAAGCAGTAGAAGATCCAAAAATTGATCCGAATGTTTCATTGCTGGACCGCCGTTGGGAGCTTTCTCCAGAAAGCAAGCTCGGTACATGGAATATTCGTGCGCACCAGCCAGTCTATTTGCTGCCAGCTTATTGGACCAGCGATAAAAATGAAACACCTTCGAGTCCAAATCCTGAAAATACAGTCTCTGCAGAAGATGCACAGGACCTTAAGTCAATTGAAGCCAAGTTCCAGATTTCCTTTAAAACCAAAGCGGCAGAAAATATATTTGGTGATAATGGCGACCTATGGTTAGGTTATACCCAGTCGTCACGCTGGCAGGTATATAACGAAGATGAATCCCGTCCGTTTCGGGAAACTAATTATGAACCTGAAGTCAGCCTGATGTTCCGCACGAATTATAATTTGCTAGGTTTAAACGGCCGGTTACTGGGTTTGACTTTTAATCACCAGTCTAACGGCCGTGCAGATCCTTTATCGCGTAGCTGGAACCGTATCATTATGAATGTCGGGCTTGAGCGTGAAAATTTTGCTCTTATGCTGCGACCTTGGTACCGTATTGAGGAAAATGCAAGTGATGACAACAATGCAGATATTGATGACTACATCGGCCGTGGAGATTTAACGGCCTTCTATCGCTGGAAAGATCACGATTTCTCTTTGATGTTGCGGCACTCTTTAAAAGGAGGCGATGACTCACATGGTGCTGCCCAATTTGACTGGGCATTCCCGATTAGCGGCAAATTGCGTGGACATTTTCAATTGTTTGATGGTTATGGCGAGAGCTTGATTGATTATAATCACCGTGCTACCTATGTGGGTCTGGGTGTTTCACTCATGAACTGGTACTAGAGCCCTACTGTAAAAAACCACTCTCAAGAGTGGTTTTTTTAATTTAACCGATCTGGATATCGGTTGGCGGGTGCTTAAGCCGGCTCTTCTTTGGAGTTGCAATCAGATATGCTAATGTTAAAGGACCAAGCCGTCCGGCATACATCAGGAAAATAAGGATCATTAAGCTGCCAGGACTCAGTTCACTGGTAATCCCGCGCGATAAACCTACAGTACATGCAGCAGAGACAATTTCGAATAGCAGATCCAAAAAGTTTTGCCGGGGTTCCAGCAGAAGAATCAGGAAAAATCCTCCAAAGATTAAAATGCAGGTAATCATGGCGACGGCCAGTGCCTTCACTGTGGTTTCCTGTGAGATTGAATGGTTAAAAGCACGGACTTCCTCATTACGGCGCAAGAAAGAAATTACGCTGAGCAGTAAGACTACAAATGTACCTACTTTAATACCACCCGCCGTGCTGAGAGAGCCACCTCCAATAAACATCAATAGCATCACCACTAACGTCGAAGTACTCGTCATTGAACCTGTATCAATGGTATTTAGGCCAGAGGAACGTGGCGCAGTGGCCTGAAACCAAGCATGTACAGCCTGTTCACCCAGATTTAGCTGACCGAGCGTCTGATAATTGGTTGCTTCTAACATCC harbors:
- a CDS encoding phospholipase A, yielding MSFKAFERPSLQLGILAILGVVVVSTSHAEDPAAAKPASAQACVGLASNADRLACYDALFVVPEAEKPLVVAQRKAVEDPKIDPNVSLLDRRWELSPESKLGTWNIRAHQPVYLLPAYWTSDKNETPSSPNPENTVSAEDAQDLKSIEAKFQISFKTKAAENIFGDNGDLWLGYTQSSRWQVYNEDESRPFRETNYEPEVSLMFRTNYNLLGLNGRLLGLTFNHQSNGRADPLSRSWNRIIMNVGLERENFALMLRPWYRIEENASDDNNADIDDYIGRGDLTAFYRWKDHDFSLMLRHSLKGGDDSHGAAQFDWAFPISGKLRGHFQLFDGYGESLIDYNHRATYVGLGVSLMNWY